One genomic segment of Streptomyces sp. TLI_146 includes these proteins:
- the miaB gene encoding tRNA (N6-isopentenyl adenosine(37)-C2)-methylthiotransferase MiaB: MSEVEGLKTYEVRTYGCQMNVHDSERLSGLLEGAGYVRAPEGSDGDADVVVFNTCAVRENADNKLYGNLGRLAPMKTKRPGMQIAVGGCLAQKDRDTIVQRAPWVDVVFGTHNIGKLPVLLERARIQEEAQVEIAESLEAFPSTLPTRRESAYAAWVSISVGCNNTCTFCIVPALRGKEKDRRPGDILAEVEALVAEGVSEITLLGQNVNAYGSDIGDREAFSKLLRACGKIEGLERVRFTSPHPRDFTDDVIAAMAETPNVMPQLHMPLQSGSDTILKAMRRSYRQERFLGIIEKVRAAIPHAAISTDIIVGFPGETEEDFEQTMHAVREARFANAFTFQYSKRPGTPAATMEGQIPKEVVQARYERLVALQEEISWEENKKQVGRTLEVMVAEGEGRKDGSTHRLSGRAPDNRLVHFTKPEQDVRPGDVVTVEITYAAPHHLLAEGPTGAVRRTRAGDAWEKRNAAPAQPAGVMLGLPKIGVPEPLPAATGGCSVV; encoded by the coding sequence ATGAGCGAGGTAGAGGGTTTGAAAACGTACGAGGTGCGCACCTACGGGTGCCAGATGAACGTGCACGACTCCGAGCGGCTGTCCGGCCTCCTGGAGGGCGCGGGCTACGTACGCGCGCCCGAGGGCAGCGACGGTGACGCCGACGTCGTCGTCTTCAACACCTGCGCGGTGCGCGAGAACGCCGACAACAAGCTGTACGGCAATCTCGGCCGGCTCGCCCCGATGAAGACGAAGCGGCCCGGGATGCAGATCGCCGTCGGCGGCTGCCTGGCCCAGAAGGACCGCGACACCATCGTCCAGCGGGCGCCCTGGGTGGACGTCGTCTTCGGCACGCACAACATCGGCAAGCTGCCGGTGCTCCTCGAGCGCGCCCGCATCCAGGAAGAGGCGCAGGTCGAGATCGCCGAGTCGCTGGAGGCGTTCCCCTCGACGCTGCCGACCCGGCGCGAGTCCGCCTACGCGGCCTGGGTCTCCATCTCCGTCGGCTGCAACAACACCTGCACCTTCTGCATCGTCCCCGCACTGCGCGGCAAGGAGAAGGACCGCCGCCCCGGCGACATCCTCGCCGAGGTGGAGGCGCTGGTCGCCGAGGGCGTCTCCGAGATCACCCTGCTCGGCCAGAACGTCAACGCGTACGGCTCGGACATCGGCGACCGCGAGGCCTTCTCCAAGCTGCTGCGCGCCTGCGGCAAGATCGAGGGCCTGGAGCGGGTCCGCTTCACCTCGCCGCACCCGCGCGACTTCACGGACGACGTGATCGCCGCGATGGCCGAGACCCCGAACGTGATGCCGCAGCTCCACATGCCGCTGCAGTCCGGCTCGGACACCATCCTCAAGGCGATGCGCCGCTCCTACCGGCAGGAGCGTTTCCTCGGGATCATCGAGAAGGTCCGCGCCGCCATTCCGCACGCGGCCATCTCCACCGACATCATCGTGGGCTTCCCCGGCGAGACCGAGGAGGACTTCGAGCAGACCATGCACGCGGTCCGCGAGGCCCGCTTCGCGAACGCCTTCACCTTCCAGTACTCCAAGCGCCCCGGCACCCCCGCGGCGACCATGGAGGGGCAGATCCCCAAGGAGGTCGTGCAGGCGCGGTACGAGCGCCTGGTGGCCCTCCAGGAGGAGATCTCCTGGGAGGAGAACAAGAAGCAGGTCGGCCGCACCCTGGAGGTCATGGTCGCCGAGGGCGAGGGTCGCAAGGACGGCAGCACGCACCGGCTCTCCGGCCGCGCCCCCGACAACCGTCTGGTGCACTTCACCAAGCCGGAGCAGGACGTGCGCCCCGGTGACGTGGTGACCGTCGAGATCACCTACGCCGCCCCGCACCACCTGCTGGCCGAGGGCCCGACCGGCGCCGTGCGCCGCACCCGCGCGGGCGACGCCTGGGAGAAGCGCAACGCGGCCCCGGCGCAGCCCGCCGGTGTGATGCTCGGCCTGCCGAAGATCGGCGTCCCCGAGCCGCTGCCGGCCGCGACGGGCGGATGCAGCGTCGTCTGA
- a CDS encoding class III extradiol dioxygenase subunit B-like domain-containing protein, with product MLVAAAVCPCPPLLVPAVASGAAPELDAARKACADAVGLLAASRPDLLVVVGPADQAARGPHPQGAPGSFAGFGVDLRVTLGPAPADGDAREERELPPSLAVGAWLLERSGWSDAPVEGLGVGEPLEAARCADAGRNLGARADRVALLVMGDGSACRTLKAPGYLDERAAAFDEGAARALGAADTRALLELDAELAYELKAAGRAPWQVLAGAAEGADLGGRLLYEDAPYGVGYFVAVWS from the coding sequence ATGCTCGTAGCCGCCGCTGTCTGCCCCTGTCCGCCGCTGCTGGTGCCCGCGGTCGCCTCCGGTGCCGCGCCGGAGCTCGATGCCGCGCGGAAGGCCTGCGCCGACGCCGTGGGGCTGCTGGCGGCCTCCCGGCCCGATCTGCTCGTCGTGGTCGGACCGGCCGACCAGGCGGCGCGCGGCCCGCACCCCCAGGGCGCGCCCGGGTCCTTCGCGGGCTTCGGCGTGGACCTCCGCGTCACGCTCGGCCCGGCGCCGGCCGACGGCGACGCGCGCGAGGAGCGGGAGCTGCCGCCCTCGCTCGCCGTCGGCGCATGGCTGCTGGAACGGTCCGGCTGGTCGGACGCCCCGGTCGAGGGACTCGGAGTGGGCGAGCCCCTGGAGGCCGCACGCTGCGCCGACGCGGGCCGGAACCTGGGCGCAAGGGCCGACCGGGTCGCCCTCCTGGTGATGGGCGACGGCAGCGCCTGCCGCACCCTCAAGGCCCCCGGCTACCTCGACGAGCGCGCCGCCGCCTTCGACGAGGGGGCGGCGCGCGCGCTGGGCGCCGCCGACACGCGCGCGCTGCTGGAGCTGGACGCGGAGCTCGCGTACGAGCTGAAGGCGGCCGGCCGGGCACCCTGGCAGGTGCTGGCGGGCGCCGCGGAGGGCGCGGACCTGGGAGGCCGGCTGCTGTACGAGGACGCGCCGTACGGCGTGGGGTACTTCGTCGCCGTCTGGTCCTGA
- a CDS encoding antitoxin has product MGFLDTLKAKLAPAKDKVSDFAQQHEDKIGQGLDKVAKTVDEKTKGKYSDKIHTGTGKAKDALDRISHKDDGGTPPPTA; this is encoded by the coding sequence ATGGGCTTCCTGGACACCCTGAAGGCCAAGCTGGCCCCCGCCAAGGACAAGGTCTCCGACTTCGCGCAGCAGCACGAGGACAAGATCGGGCAGGGGCTGGACAAGGTCGCCAAGACGGTCGACGAAAAGACCAAGGGCAAGTACAGCGACAAGATCCACACAGGTACGGGGAAGGCCAAGGACGCCCTGGACCGGATCTCGCACAAGGACGACGGCGGCACCCCGCCACCGACGGCCTGA
- the miaA gene encoding tRNA (adenosine(37)-N6)-dimethylallyltransferase MiaA, which translates to MRTAAPAPRVIAVVGPTAAGKSDLGVFLAQQLGGEVVNADSMQLYRGMDIGTAKLTLDERGGVPHHLLDIWDVTEPASVAEYQKLARAEIDRLLAEGRTPVLVGGSGLYVRGAIDVLDFPGTDPDVRARLERELEQDGSGALHRRLAGADPDAARAILPSNGRRIVRALEVIEITGKPFTANLPGHDSVYDTVQIGVDVGRPELDERIAVRVDRMWEAGLVDEVRALEAQGLREGRTASRALGYQQVLTALAGECTEDEARVETVRATKRFARRQDSWFRRDPRVHWLSGAAEHRGELPQQALVLVERAVTA; encoded by the coding sequence GTGAGAACTGCAGCTCCCGCACCGCGGGTCATCGCCGTCGTCGGTCCCACAGCGGCCGGAAAGTCCGATCTGGGTGTCTTCCTCGCCCAGCAGCTCGGCGGCGAGGTCGTCAACGCCGACTCGATGCAGCTCTACCGGGGGATGGATATCGGCACCGCCAAGCTGACGCTCGACGAGCGCGGCGGAGTGCCCCACCACCTCCTGGACATCTGGGACGTGACCGAGCCCGCCAGCGTGGCCGAGTACCAGAAGCTCGCCCGCGCCGAGATCGACCGGCTGCTCGCCGAGGGCCGCACTCCCGTCCTCGTGGGCGGCTCCGGCCTCTATGTGCGCGGGGCGATCGACGTGCTCGACTTTCCCGGCACCGACCCCGACGTACGCGCGCGTCTGGAGCGCGAACTGGAGCAGGACGGGTCCGGCGCGCTGCACCGGCGGCTGGCCGGGGCCGACCCCGACGCCGCGCGTGCGATCCTGCCCAGCAACGGCCGCAGGATCGTGCGGGCCCTGGAGGTCATCGAGATCACCGGCAAGCCGTTCACCGCCAACCTGCCCGGCCACGACTCCGTGTACGACACCGTGCAGATCGGCGTCGACGTCGGCCGCCCCGAGCTCGACGAGCGCATCGCCGTCCGGGTCGACCGGATGTGGGAGGCCGGCCTGGTGGACGAGGTGCGCGCGCTGGAGGCCCAGGGGCTGCGGGAGGGGCGTACCGCATCGCGCGCGTTGGGCTACCAGCAGGTGCTCACGGCGCTCGCGGGGGAGTGCACCGAGGACGAGGCGCGCGTCGAGACCGTCCGCGCCACCAAGCGCTTCGCGCGCCGCCAGGACTCCTGGTTCCGCCGGGACCCGCGCGTGCACTGGCTGAGCGGCGCCGCCGAGCACCGCGGGGAACTCCCGCAGCAGGCGCTGGTGTTGGTCGAACGAGCGGTCACAGCCTGA
- the dapF gene encoding diaminopimelate epimerase translates to MNNTSPLTFLKGHGTENDFVILPDPDNTVDLPATTVARLCDRRAGIGGDGLLHVVRSAAHPEAKAMAGEAEWFMDYRNSDGSIAEMCGNGVRVFAGYLQRAGLVEEGDLAIATRGGVKKAHIAKSGDVTVSMGRAVLPEEGVTVEVEGRSWPARNVNMGNPHAVAFVEDLAHAGELRSVPPYSPAAVYPEGVNVEFVVDRGPGHVAMRVYERGSGETRSCGTGACAVAVAAARRDGADPAVTGAPVTYTVDLPGGTLVITEFPDGEIEMTGPAVIVAEGVIDPALLAAVETAVA, encoded by the coding sequence GTGAACAACACCTCGCCGCTCACCTTCCTCAAGGGCCACGGGACCGAGAACGACTTCGTGATCCTCCCCGACCCGGACAACACCGTCGACCTGCCCGCCACCACCGTCGCCCGCCTCTGCGACCGCCGGGCCGGCATCGGCGGCGACGGGCTGCTCCACGTCGTGCGCAGCGCCGCGCACCCCGAGGCGAAGGCCATGGCCGGCGAGGCCGAGTGGTTCATGGACTACCGCAACTCGGACGGCTCGATCGCCGAGATGTGCGGCAACGGTGTGCGCGTCTTCGCCGGGTACCTCCAGCGCGCCGGGCTCGTCGAGGAGGGCGACCTGGCGATCGCCACCCGGGGCGGGGTCAAGAAGGCGCACATCGCCAAGAGCGGCGACGTCACGGTCTCCATGGGCCGCGCCGTGCTGCCGGAAGAGGGCGTCACCGTCGAGGTGGAGGGCCGTAGCTGGCCCGCCCGCAACGTCAACATGGGCAACCCGCACGCGGTCGCCTTCGTCGAGGACCTGGCCCACGCGGGCGAACTGCGTTCGGTGCCGCCGTACAGCCCGGCCGCCGTCTACCCGGAGGGTGTGAACGTCGAGTTCGTCGTCGACCGGGGCCCCGGCCACGTGGCGATGCGCGTGTACGAGCGCGGCTCCGGCGAAACCCGCTCGTGCGGCACCGGCGCGTGCGCGGTCGCCGTGGCGGCGGCCCGCAGGGACGGCGCGGACCCCGCCGTCACCGGCGCCCCCGTGACGTACACGGTGGACCTCCCGGGCGGGACCCTGGTGATCACGGAGTTCCCCGACGGCGAGATCGAGATGACCGGCCCCGCCGTGATCGTCGCCGAAGGTGTGATCGACCCGGCGCTGCTCGCGGCGGTTGAAACGGCCGTGGCCTGA
- a CDS encoding bifunctional (p)ppGpp synthetase/guanosine-3',5'-bis(diphosphate) 3'-pyrophosphohydrolase: MSAEATNPDAQSRRRGLPRIDLRRLGRAALLGPTSRDRLPDAIGHVAEAHRAHHPDADLAVLRRAYVLAETSHRGQFRKSGEPYITHPLAVTLILAELGAETTTLTASLLHDTVEDTEVTLDQVRAEFGEEVTYLVDGVTKLEKVDYGAAAEPETFRKMLVATGNDVRVMSIKLADRLHNMRTLGVMRPEKQARIAKVTRDVLIPLAERLGVQALKTELEDLVFAILHPEEYERTRALIAANSGHEDPLTTIADNVRAVLREAGISAEVLIRPRHFVSVHRVQLKRGELRGTDFGRLLVLVAEDADCYAVLGELHTCFTPVISEFKDFIAAPKFNLYQSLHTAVASSDGAVAEVLIRTHQMHRVAEAGVVALGNPYAGGGPGDGADPAADEREDPTRPGWLSRLLDWQQNAPDPDTFWSSLREELAQDREITVFCADGRTLGLPAGASCVDAAYAQHGEAAHRCIGARVNGRLATLSTVLSDGDTVQLLLAQDASSGPSPDWLDHARTPAARIAITGWLAAHPEGVKVPAAAPRPQISVTTDRRSAANAVTDLPDATVRLAGCCTPVPPDAVTGFAVRGGAVTVHREECPAVARMTALGRARVGVRWGETAACRVTLVAEAFGRPRLLADLTEAIATAGAAIVSATVEPPSEQRVRHTYTLQLPDAAELPALMRVMRDVPGVYDVSRAQHPAAAG, from the coding sequence ATGAGTGCAGAGGCCACGAATCCTGACGCACAGAGTCGCCGACGCGGCCTTCCCAGGATCGACCTCCGCAGGCTGGGCCGGGCCGCCCTGCTGGGCCCCACCTCGCGCGACCGGCTGCCCGACGCCATCGGGCACGTCGCCGAGGCGCACCGGGCCCACCACCCCGACGCCGACCTGGCGGTGCTGCGGCGCGCGTACGTCCTCGCGGAAACGTCCCACCGGGGCCAGTTCCGCAAGAGCGGCGAGCCGTACATCACGCATCCGCTGGCCGTCACCCTCATCCTGGCCGAACTGGGCGCCGAAACCACCACGTTGACGGCCTCGCTGCTGCACGACACCGTCGAGGACACCGAGGTGACGCTCGATCAGGTACGGGCGGAGTTCGGCGAGGAAGTCACCTATCTGGTGGACGGCGTCACCAAGTTGGAGAAGGTCGACTACGGCGCGGCGGCCGAGCCCGAGACCTTCCGCAAGATGCTCGTCGCCACCGGCAACGACGTACGCGTGATGTCGATCAAACTCGCGGACCGGCTGCACAACATGCGCACCCTGGGCGTGATGCGCCCGGAGAAGCAGGCGAGAATCGCCAAAGTCACCCGTGACGTGCTGATTCCGCTGGCCGAGCGGCTGGGGGTGCAGGCGCTCAAGACCGAGCTGGAGGATCTGGTTTTCGCCATCCTCCACCCCGAGGAGTACGAGCGCACCCGGGCGCTGATCGCGGCCAACTCGGGCCATGAGGACCCGCTGACCACCATCGCGGACAACGTCAGGGCGGTCCTGCGCGAGGCCGGCATCAGTGCCGAAGTCCTCATCCGGCCACGGCACTTCGTCTCCGTCCACCGCGTCCAGCTCAAACGCGGAGAGCTGCGCGGCACCGACTTCGGCCGGCTGCTTGTCCTGGTCGCCGAGGACGCCGACTGCTACGCCGTCCTCGGTGAGCTGCACACCTGCTTCACCCCGGTGATCTCCGAGTTCAAGGACTTCATCGCCGCCCCCAAGTTCAACCTGTACCAGTCGCTGCACACGGCGGTGGCGAGCTCCGACGGCGCGGTGGCCGAAGTCCTCATCCGCACCCACCAGATGCACCGGGTGGCCGAGGCCGGCGTCGTCGCCCTCGGCAATCCCTACGCCGGGGGCGGGCCCGGCGACGGCGCCGACCCGGCGGCCGACGAGCGCGAGGACCCCACCCGGCCCGGCTGGCTCTCCCGCCTCCTGGACTGGCAGCAGAACGCGCCGGACCCCGACACCTTCTGGTCCTCCCTACGGGAGGAACTGGCGCAGGACCGCGAGATCACCGTGTTCTGCGCCGACGGCCGCACCCTGGGTCTGCCGGCCGGAGCGAGCTGCGTGGACGCCGCGTACGCCCAGCACGGCGAGGCCGCCCACCGCTGCATCGGCGCGCGCGTCAACGGCCGTCTGGCGACGCTCAGTACGGTGCTGAGCGACGGCGACACCGTGCAGCTGCTGCTCGCCCAGGACGCCTCCTCCGGGCCGTCCCCGGACTGGCTCGACCACGCCAGGACCCCGGCCGCCCGGATCGCCATCACCGGCTGGCTCGCCGCCCACCCCGAAGGGGTCAAGGTCCCGGCGGCCGCCCCCCGCCCGCAAATCTCCGTCACCACCGACCGGCGCAGCGCCGCCAACGCCGTCACCGACCTGCCGGACGCGACCGTACGGCTCGCGGGGTGCTGTACGCCGGTGCCGCCGGACGCGGTCACCGGCTTCGCGGTGCGCGGCGGCGCCGTGACCGTGCACCGCGAGGAGTGCCCGGCGGTGGCCCGTATGACGGCGCTCGGACGGGCCAGGGTCGGGGTGCGCTGGGGCGAGACCGCCGCCTGCCGGGTCACCCTGGTCGCCGAGGCGTTCGGGCGCCCGCGCCTGCTCGCCGACCTCACCGAGGCCATCGCCACCGCGGGCGCCGCGATCGTCTCCGCCACCGTCGAGCCGCCCAGCGAGCAGCGCGTGCGGCACACCTACACACTTCAGCTGCCCGACGCCGCCGAGCTGCCCGCCCTGATGCGCGTGATGCGCGATGTGCCGGGGGTGTACGACGTGAGCCGCGCGCAGCACCCGGCGGCCGCCGGCTGA
- a CDS encoding M1 family metallopeptidase, producing MLLSSRRVRAALLATAAACVLAAAPPPPAPAGIGDPLFPTLGNPGYDVLAYDIGFTYQGDNSKPMEAVTTIDARAIGWLDRINLDFAHGTVHGVEVNGRQAEFASAEEDLVITPRHPVYPGEELRITVRHTSDPRGAEDGGWVRTTDGLVMANQADAAHRVFPCNDHPSDKAMFTFRVDAPKEYTVVANGLETGRTWAGGRAVSTYRSEHPMATELAQVSIGRSAVVRRTGPHGLPVRDVVPAADRQRLERWLKKTPAEIAWMENLVGPYPFETYGVLIAGADTGFELETQTLSLFERSLFVRTGFPEWYVDSVMVHELAHHWFGDSVSPRAWSDLWLNEGHATWYEALYAQEHGKRLLETRMREAYRQSDAWRAAGGPPAAPKPPAPGQKISIFRPVVYDGSALVLFALRQEIGEARFGELERRWVSDHRDGTATTADFTRLASEIAGHDLAGFFQGWLYGAKTPPMPGHKDWRSAAPRHA from the coding sequence ATGCTGCTCTCCTCACGCCGTGTGCGTGCCGCTCTGCTGGCCACCGCAGCCGCCTGTGTCCTGGCCGCCGCTCCGCCGCCGCCCGCCCCGGCCGGAATCGGCGACCCGCTCTTCCCGACGCTGGGCAATCCCGGGTACGACGTCCTCGCGTACGACATCGGATTCACCTATCAGGGCGACAACAGCAAGCCGATGGAGGCCGTCACCACCATCGACGCCCGCGCCATCGGCTGGCTCGACCGGATCAACCTGGACTTCGCGCACGGCACCGTCCACGGCGTCGAAGTCAACGGGAGGCAGGCCGAGTTCGCGAGCGCCGAAGAAGACCTGGTCATCACCCCGCGCCACCCGGTGTACCCGGGCGAGGAGCTGCGGATCACCGTCCGGCACACCAGTGATCCGCGCGGCGCCGAGGACGGCGGCTGGGTGCGCACCACCGACGGCCTGGTGATGGCCAACCAGGCCGACGCCGCGCACCGCGTGTTCCCGTGCAACGACCACCCCTCCGACAAGGCGATGTTCACCTTCCGGGTGGACGCCCCCAAGGAGTACACGGTCGTCGCGAACGGGCTGGAGACGGGCCGTACGTGGGCGGGCGGCCGGGCCGTCTCCACGTACCGCAGCGAGCATCCGATGGCGACCGAGCTCGCCCAGGTCTCCATCGGCCGCTCGGCCGTGGTGCGCCGCACAGGGCCGCACGGGCTGCCCGTACGCGACGTGGTCCCGGCGGCCGACCGGCAGCGGCTGGAGCGCTGGCTGAAGAAGACACCCGCCGAGATCGCGTGGATGGAGAACCTGGTCGGTCCGTACCCCTTCGAGACGTACGGCGTCCTGATCGCCGGCGCGGACACCGGGTTCGAGCTGGAGACCCAGACCCTCTCGCTCTTCGAGCGGTCACTGTTCGTGCGCACCGGGTTCCCCGAGTGGTACGTGGACTCGGTGATGGTGCACGAGCTGGCCCACCACTGGTTCGGCGACAGCGTCTCCCCGCGCGCGTGGTCCGACCTCTGGCTCAACGAAGGGCACGCCACCTGGTACGAGGCTTTGTACGCGCAGGAGCACGGCAAGCGGCTCCTGGAGACCCGGATGCGCGAGGCCTACCGCCAGTCCGACGCCTGGCGCGCCGCGGGCGGGCCGCCCGCCGCTCCCAAGCCGCCCGCCCCCGGCCAGAAGATCAGCATCTTCCGGCCCGTCGTGTACGACGGGAGCGCGCTGGTGCTGTTCGCCCTGCGGCAGGAGATCGGGGAGGCGAGGTTCGGCGAGCTGGAGCGGCGCTGGGTGAGCGACCACAGGGACGGCACGGCCACCACCGCCGACTTCACCCGCCTCGCGTCCGAGATCGCCGGTCACGACCTCGCCGGATTCTTCCAGGGCTGGCTGTACGGGGCGAAGACGCCGCCGATGCCCGGGCACAAGGACTGGCGCAGCGCCGCGCCCCGGCACGCCTAG
- the hflX gene encoding GTPase HflX, whose protein sequence is MTSSSSPSQDEQSFAEKNRTESLRADALMEEDVAWSHEIDGERDGEQFDRSERAALRRVAGLSTELEDVTEVEYRQLRLERVVLVGVWTTGTLKDAENSLAELAALAETAGAMVLDGVYQRRDKPDPATYIGSGKAQELRDIVLESGADTVVCDGELSPGQLIHLEDVVKVKVVDRTALILDIFAQHAKSREGKAQVSLAQMQYMLPRLRGWGQSLSRQMGGGGSGSSGGGMATRGPGETKIETDRRRIREKMAKMRREIAEMKTGREIKRQERRRNKVPSVAIAGYTNAGKSSLLNRLTGAGVLVENALFATLDPTVRRAETPSGRLYTLADTVGFVRHLPHHLVEAFRSTMEEVGDSDLILHVVDGSHPAPEEQLAAVREVIREVGAVDVPEIVVINKADAADPLVLQRLLRIEKHSIAVSARTGMGIEQLLGIIDAELPRPEVEIEALVPYTHGQLVSRAHAEGEVISEEHTPEGTLLKARVHEVLAAELAPYVPAKH, encoded by the coding sequence ATGACCTCCTCTTCATCCCCTTCCCAGGACGAGCAGAGCTTCGCGGAGAAGAACCGCACCGAGAGCCTTCGGGCCGATGCCCTGATGGAAGAGGACGTCGCCTGGAGCCACGAGATCGACGGCGAGCGGGACGGCGAGCAGTTCGACCGCTCCGAGCGTGCCGCCCTGCGGCGTGTGGCGGGCCTCTCCACCGAGCTGGAAGACGTCACCGAGGTCGAGTACCGCCAGCTGCGCCTGGAGCGCGTCGTGCTGGTGGGCGTCTGGACCACGGGCACGCTGAAGGACGCGGAGAACTCCCTGGCGGAGCTCGCGGCCCTCGCCGAGACGGCGGGCGCGATGGTGCTCGACGGTGTGTACCAGCGCCGTGACAAGCCCGACCCGGCCACCTACATCGGCTCCGGCAAGGCGCAGGAGCTGCGGGACATCGTCCTGGAGTCCGGCGCCGACACCGTGGTCTGCGACGGTGAGCTCAGCCCCGGCCAGCTCATCCATCTGGAAGACGTCGTCAAGGTCAAGGTGGTCGACCGGACCGCGCTGATCCTCGACATCTTCGCCCAGCACGCCAAGTCCCGAGAGGGCAAGGCCCAGGTCTCGCTCGCCCAGATGCAGTACATGCTGCCCAGGCTGCGCGGCTGGGGCCAGTCGCTCTCCCGGCAGATGGGTGGTGGCGGCTCCGGCTCGTCCGGTGGCGGCATGGCCACCCGTGGTCCCGGTGAGACCAAGATCGAGACGGACCGGCGGCGGATCCGCGAGAAGATGGCGAAGATGCGCCGGGAGATCGCGGAGATGAAGACCGGCCGCGAGATCAAGCGCCAGGAGCGCCGTCGCAACAAGGTCCCCTCGGTCGCCATCGCCGGGTACACCAACGCGGGCAAGTCCTCGCTGCTCAATCGCCTCACGGGCGCGGGCGTGCTGGTGGAGAACGCGCTGTTCGCCACCCTCGACCCGACCGTGCGCCGGGCCGAGACCCCCAGCGGGCGGCTCTACACACTGGCCGACACCGTCGGGTTCGTCCGGCACCTGCCGCACCACCTGGTCGAGGCGTTCCGCTCCACCATGGAGGAGGTCGGCGACTCCGACCTGATCCTGCACGTGGTGGACGGCTCGCACCCGGCTCCGGAGGAGCAGCTGGCCGCCGTGCGCGAGGTGATCCGCGAGGTGGGCGCGGTCGACGTGCCCGAGATCGTGGTGATCAACAAGGCGGACGCGGCGGACCCGCTGGTCCTCCAGCGCCTGCTGCGGATCGAGAAGCACTCCATCGCGGTCTCGGCTCGTACGGGCATGGGCATCGAGCAGCTGCTCGGCATCATCGACGCCGAACTGCCGCGCCCCGAGGTCGAGATCGAGGCCCTCGTGCCGTACACGCACGGACAGCTGGTCTCGCGGGCGCACGCCGAGGGCGAGGTGATCTCCGAGGAGCACACCCCGGAGGGCACCCTGCTCAAGGCGCGGGTGCACGAGGTGCTGGCGGCGGAGCTCGCTCCGTACGTACCGGCCAAGCACTGA